TTTACTGGCAAGTACAATTTTAAAAAGAGTAACGGTGAAATTGACATAACAGCAATGGTGAATGCGTTTGAAAAACATCTAAAACAACATTTTTGGAAGATGATTTAATTCAGAATTAACACTTTTGGTGGTTATTCCACACGACCCCTATATCATTTATGCTGTAAACCCGCAACAATGCTCTTAATTCTGCGATGTCATCCTGACTCCCTCAAGCTTTTTCCTGAGCGCTCTAGTCACCTCATTAAAAAGAAGCGTGTACAGCTCCTGTTCCCTATCTTAAATTCGTCCGGCTTCAGTAATAGCAAACAAGTCCAAATGTACATTTTTCCCAACTTCCATAAAGGCAACAGCTGCACGAGTTAGTTGAATTCACCTTCATAATATTCAATGATTTAAATTAAGCATACATTCGTGTTCTTCATTAAGGCATGAAATTACACAACATCAAACCGAGCTTCTATCATGTCCTAGAGATTTTTGATAGTATTAATTAACTCCTGCTGTAGCAAACCCATTATTTTTTAATGCGTCAATATCATAATTAAAGGACCTAAAGTAAACCCAGGGCGCATTAAAATAAGGCCAGATTAGCAATTCGCTTTAAGCGCTCCGGATTATCTTCTACATAAATTGCGGTTGTCACAATATTAGCATGCCCGGCAAGTCGAGATACGGCTTTAATATCTGCACCTTGCTCGATAAGCCGGGTAATAAAGGTACGTCTTCCTGAATGAGAACTTGCGCCATGAATTCCTGCTTTATCATAAAGTGCTCTAAACCATTTTTGTAAGGTATTGGCGGTGAATCGACTTTTGCGTTGAGTTTGAAACAACGGTTTGTTAAGCGGGGTTCCTTTTAGGGAGTTTAAATGGGCTTGCAGTAT
The window above is part of the Candidatus Paracaedimonas acanthamoebae genome. Proteins encoded here:
- a CDS encoding site-specific integrase, which translates into the protein MAREGKAKVLTENEFKLLTLVAKEGKFGARNLAIIYCSFGLGLRAKEIASLTLGDVANTHYQLFDEVSLKRSMTKGDKQRHVYLTHKKIREILQAHLNSLKGTPLNKPLFQTQRKSRFTANTLQKWFRALYDKAGIHGASSHSGRRTFITRLIEQGADIKAVSRLAGHANIVTTAIYVEDNPERLKRIANLALF